In Beijerinckiaceae bacterium, the sequence GGCGTGCCGTTTTTCGAGACGCCCACGGGATGGAAGTTCTTCGGCAATCTTCTCGACGCCGGAATGGCGACGATCTGTGGCGAGGAGAGCGCCGGCACCGGCTCGAATCACGTCCGTGAGAAGGACGGGCTTTGGGCGATCCTGCTTTGGCTCAATATTCTGGCCGTGCGGGGAGAGAGCGTGGCGGCCATCGTTGCCAAGCACTGGGCGGAGCATGGGCGGAATTATTACGCCAGACACGATTATGAAGAGGTCGATGCGAAGGGAGCCGAAGCGCTGATTGCGGCCCTTCGCGAGCAATTGGCAACATTGCCTGGAACGCTTTATCACGGTGCCGAACTCGTCGAGGCCGATGACTTTGCCTATCACGATCCGGTCGACGGCTCCGACTCGAAGCATCAAGGGATTCGTCTGCATTTTGCCGACGGCAGCCGGATCGTTTATCGGCTTTCCGGCACCGGCACCCTTGGCGCGACGCTCAGGGTCTATATCGAACGGTTCGAACCCGATCCGGCCCGGCAAAACGAGGACACCGAAATAGCGCTCTCCGATCTGATCGCCGCCTCGCGCGAGATTGCCCGTATCGCTCATTACACGGGCCGCCTCGAGCCGAGCGTGATCACCTGAGCGGCGGCAGCGGACCGATGGCGTCGCCCCGCATCACGGCCGGTCGACCTGAACCGCTCGGGGCTGTCTGCGATGGCTCCGGCGTCAATGTCGCGGTCTTTTCCTCCAGCGCGGAGGCGATTTTTGTTTCGCTGTTCGATCCGAGCGATCGGGAGACCGCGCGCCTCTTGCTTCCCGGACGGACCGGCGACGTATTCCATGGGCACATCGAGGGCGTTGGCGCGGGCGCCCGCTATGGCCTGCGCGCTCAAGGCCCGTGGAACCCTGCGTCGGGGCATCGGTTCAATCCGGCGAAATTGCTGGTCGATCCCTTTGCGACGCGACTCGATCGCGCGTTAAATCTTGACTCGTCCATGTTCGACGCCCGCATTCACGGCGCCATGACCGATGATACCGACAGCGCGCCCTTTGTCTCCAAGGCGATTGTAGAATCTCCTTTGCCCTTTGCGCCACCCCGCCAGCCGAGCGTCGAATGGCGTGATCTCATCATTTATGAAATGCATGTTCGCGGCTTCACCAAATTGCGCGAGGAGATTCCCGAAGCAATCCGGGGAACTTTTGCCGGACTCGCGCATCCGGCCTCGATCGACTATCTGACGCGGCTTGAAATCACCGCAGTCGAGCTTCTGCCGATCGCCGCCTGGATCGACGAGCGGCATCTTCCTCGGTTGGGCCTGACGAATTATTGGGGCTACAATCCGATTGCCATGCTCGCTCCCGATCCGCGCCTTGCGCCGGGGGGGTGGGCCGAGATACGCCAGGCGGTGGATGCGCTGCACGCGGCCGGCATCGCCGTCATCCTCGACATTGTGTTGAACCATACCGGCGAAAGCGACGAACTGGGCCCGACCTTATCGCAGCGCGGACTCGACAATGTCGGCTTCTATCGGCTCCGCAGAGACAATCGCGCCCTTTATGTCAATGATGCCGGCTGCGGCAATGTGCCAGCGCTGGAGCGCCCGCAAGTGATGCGCTTGGCGCTCGACGCTTTGCGCACCGCGGCCATTCGCGCTGGCATCGACGGCTTCCGCCATGATCTTGCCTCGGTGCTGGGCCGTCAGGAAGGCGGGTTTGATCCCGGCCATCCGTTGCTTGCATCCATCGGGCAGGATCCCTGGCTGAAGGATCTCATTCATATTGCCGAACCTTGGGACATTGGCCCCGGGGGTTATCAGCTTGGAGCCTTTCCGGCCGGCTTTGGCGAATGGAACGACAAGTCGCGTGATACTTTCCGGCGTTTCTGGCGCGGCGATGCCGGCATGATGGGCCCGCTCGCGACACGGCTTGCCGGATCGGCGGATATATTTGCGCCGCGCCATCGGCCGCTGTCCAGGTCGATCAATTTTGTGACCTCGCATGACGGCTTTTCGCTGGCCGATCTCGTTGCCTTCACAAACAAGCGCAACGACGCCAATGGCGAAGGCAATCGCGACGGCACGAATGACAATCTTTCCTGGAACTGCGGCATTGAGGGTCCGACCCTCGACGCCGGAGTGGCCGAGCGGCGCGCCGGCGACGTCCGGGCTCTCCTCGTCACGCTCCTTGCCGCGCGCGGGACGCCGATGCTGAGCATGGGCGATGAACTCGGCCGCTCGCAAGAAGGTAACAACAACGCCTACGCTCAGGACAATGAACTCGCCTGGATCGATTGGGCCGGCGCCGAATCTTCCCGCATCGATTTCGTTGCCAAACTTGTCCATCTGCGCCGGTCGGTCGGCGCGCTCAAGGCCGAGGCGACGTTGACAGGTGCGCCCGTCGATGACACCGGCTGTCCCGATGTGGAATGGCTGACCGCCGAAGGCCGGCCCTTTGCGACGCGGGATTGGGAGGATCAAGGCACGCGGACGATTGTCGCCGTGTTTTACGACCCGGGCGAAGCGGACGCCGCTGGCGGGCTCGGTCCGAGCCGAGCCGCCGTGCTCTTGAATGCGAGCGACGGCGCTGTCGAGGTCAGCGTGCCTGGATCGCGCGAGAATCGCGGCTGGAGCGTTGCGATCGATTCCGCCCGGCCGAACCAGGCGCCCTATGAAGTCGACACCGAATGTTTTCGTCTTTCCCCGCGGTCTGCGTCGATCCTCGTCGAGCAGGAGGCCAGCAAAGAAAAACGCGGAACGCGCGGCGTTGCCGACCATGTCCTCGACGGCCTCGCGACGGCTGCCGGCATTGCGTCGCAATGGTTCGATGTCCACGGCAAGCTTCACCAAGTTCCGGTGGATACGAAGCTTTCATTGCTCGCCGCGCTTGGCTTGCCCGCGACCTCCACGGCGGACGTTCGCGCAGGCCTCGCTTTACTTGCACAGGACCGCGAACTCCGACCGGTTCCGGTTGCAACGACGTTCCGCCAAAATGGAGCCAGGACGATTCGGCTGGGCGGGCAACTTGCCCGAGATCGACCCGTCGTGCTGACGATCGCCGATGAGGACCGTGCCGCGCGGCGAATCGAGATTGCCGCGGGCGACGGGTGGCGGAGCGAAACGATTGCCGCCGATGGGCGCAGGGCGACGATCCGTGAGGTGGCGCTGCCGAGCCTACCGCTTGGAAGATATAGAATATGGGCGGAGGAGGCTCCGGAAGCTCCTGGCCATCTCGCGGTTGTGCCCGATGCTGCCTATCTGCCCGCAACGCTCGCCGCGGGCACCAAATCTTTCGGGATCGCGGCGCAGCTTTATGCCTTAAGGCGGCAAGCAAGCATTGGCCCGGGCGACCAGCCCGCCGGCGACCAGGGATTGGGCGATTTCACAACGCTGCGACTCCTCGCCGAAGAGGCTGCGGCCGCAGGGGCTGTCACTGTCGGGCTCAATCCCCTGCACGCCTTGTTCGCGAGCGATCCGGATCGTGCGAGCCCCTATCATCCATCGGACCGGCGCTTTCTCGATCCGCTCGCCATCGACGCGTTCGATCTGCCACCAGCCCTGAGGACGGAAAAACTAGCCGCGGCAATTGCGGAGGCCGGACCGCAAGCAGCGCAGCTTTCGGCACGGCCATTGGTCGACTATCGCGCCGCCGCAGCGCTCAAAGGCCGCATATTTAGAGTTCTGCACGAGGCGTTCCGCGACCTATCGCATCATCATCCGCAGGATCCGCTCGTCGCTGAGTACACCGCGTTCGTCGATGCCGGGAGCGAGACGCTGCGCAATTTCGCAATCTTCGCGGCGATCGAGGCGAGCGTCGGTGGCACGCTCGAAAAATTCCCGGACTCTCTCAAGACGCCACGCAGTCATGGCGTGGCGGCCTTCGCGGCCGTTCATGAAGAAGCTGTCTCGCGCGCGATCTTTCTTCAATGGCTGGCCGACCGCCAATTTGCAACCGCCGCGGACAGAGCCCGAGAGTGCGGGCTTAAACTCGGGTTTTTTCGCGATCTTGCGGTTGGCTGCGCACCGGACGGAGCGGAGGCATGGGCGGAAGCGGAACGTTTGATGCAAGGGGTCTCGATTGGCGCGCCGCCGGATTCGCTTGGACCCAATGGGCAAGTGTGGGCTCTCCCGCCTTACGATCCGCGGGCGCTTGCGCGCGATGGCTTCGAGTCATTCGGCCGCCTGATTGCCGCGAACATGACCTATGCGGGCGTCTTGAGAATTGACCATATTCTCGGGCTCAAACGACTTTTCCTCGTGCCGCAGGGGGCGACGGCTGCCGATGGGGCCTATCTTGCCTATCCGTTCGACGATCTTGTCGGACACCTCATGCTGGAAAGCCAGCGGGCGCAAACGGCGGTGGTTGGGGAGGCCCTTGGCACAGTGCCGGAAGGTCTCCGCGAAGAACTCAGCGCAGTTCAAGTTCTTTCCTACTGCGTGATGCGTTTCGAGCGAGAGGGGGAGAAATTTTTTCCGCCTCACCATTATCCTCGTTTAGCCGCCGCCTGCGTCGCAACGCATGATTTGCCGACGCTGGCCGGCTGGTGGCAGGGAGCGGATTTGGCGGAGGCGGCGCACCTTGGCCTGCTGCCCGATGCGAGCGCGGCTTCCGTCGTACGCGACGCCGAGAAGAGGGCGCTGATGCAAGCCGTGGCCGCTCCAACCTCCAGGGATGCGGCGCTCCTCGAAGCTCAGCTCACCGCCACAACTTCCGCCGCTGTGCATGGTTTCGTGGCTCGCTCGAACGCCCTGCTTGCTTTAGTTCAGGCTGACGATCTCGTCATGGAAACGGTTGCCGTCAACATGCCCGGAACCGACCATGAGCGGCCGAATTGGCGCCGCAAGTTGAGCGCGCCTGTCGAGACATTGTTCACGCTTCCCGCGGCGCAGGCGATATTGAGCGAGGTCCGTGCCAATCGAGACGTGCCGGCGGCAACCGGAGGCGAAGACTCGCCTTAGGTATTACGCGGAACCATGCTGCCACTTTGCAGTTCAACGCCGGCGTGTAACCCCGCAAGGAGTCCGACATGGACAAAGAACACATCAAGGGCGCAGCCCAGAAGGCCAAGGGAAGCATTAAGGATGCGGCCGGGGCGCTGACCGGCAACAAAAAGATGCAGGCGGAAGGAAAGGCCGACAAAATGGCCGGCTCCGCGCGTCAATCAGCCGGCGATCTCAAAGACGCTGGCCGCAAGGCGGTCAACAGCATCAAGCGTTGATGCCTCCACGAATCCGAAATGGACCCACGGCCATTAGAAGCCGTCGAGTCCTGCCTTCGAAATCGCTGCCTTTCCGGCAGCTTTTTTTTGCCTGAACACGTAGAGTTGAAAGGCCCTGGCGGCGCCTTCGCCGTAGTTTCGCCGGCTTGTCCGGTTTGGAGTGAAGCACAGCCTGTTGATGAGCTGGCCAATTAGGATTATGCACGTGGCCCAGGTGCCTTTGGCCGGGCTTGCCGT encodes:
- a CDS encoding 4-alpha-glucanotransferase (amylomaltase; acts to release glucose from maltodextrins), with product MASPRITAGRPEPLGAVCDGSGVNVAVFSSSAEAIFVSLFDPSDRETARLLLPGRTGDVFHGHIEGVGAGARYGLRAQGPWNPASGHRFNPAKLLVDPFATRLDRALNLDSSMFDARIHGAMTDDTDSAPFVSKAIVESPLPFAPPRQPSVEWRDLIIYEMHVRGFTKLREEIPEAIRGTFAGLAHPASIDYLTRLEITAVELLPIAAWIDERHLPRLGLTNYWGYNPIAMLAPDPRLAPGGWAEIRQAVDALHAAGIAVILDIVLNHTGESDELGPTLSQRGLDNVGFYRLRRDNRALYVNDAGCGNVPALERPQVMRLALDALRTAAIRAGIDGFRHDLASVLGRQEGGFDPGHPLLASIGQDPWLKDLIHIAEPWDIGPGGYQLGAFPAGFGEWNDKSRDTFRRFWRGDAGMMGPLATRLAGSADIFAPRHRPLSRSINFVTSHDGFSLADLVAFTNKRNDANGEGNRDGTNDNLSWNCGIEGPTLDAGVAERRAGDVRALLVTLLAARGTPMLSMGDELGRSQEGNNNAYAQDNELAWIDWAGAESSRIDFVAKLVHLRRSVGALKAEATLTGAPVDDTGCPDVEWLTAEGRPFATRDWEDQGTRTIVAVFYDPGEADAAGGLGPSRAAVLLNASDGAVEVSVPGSRENRGWSVAIDSARPNQAPYEVDTECFRLSPRSASILVEQEASKEKRGTRGVADHVLDGLATAAGIASQWFDVHGKLHQVPVDTKLSLLAALGLPATSTADVRAGLALLAQDRELRPVPVATTFRQNGARTIRLGGQLARDRPVVLTIADEDRAARRIEIAAGDGWRSETIAADGRRATIREVALPSLPLGRYRIWAEEAPEAPGHLAVVPDAAYLPATLAAGTKSFGIAAQLYALRRQASIGPGDQPAGDQGLGDFTTLRLLAEEAAAAGAVTVGLNPLHALFASDPDRASPYHPSDRRFLDPLAIDAFDLPPALRTEKLAAAIAEAGPQAAQLSARPLVDYRAAAALKGRIFRVLHEAFRDLSHHHPQDPLVAEYTAFVDAGSETLRNFAIFAAIEASVGGTLEKFPDSLKTPRSHGVAAFAAVHEEAVSRAIFLQWLADRQFATAADRARECGLKLGFFRDLAVGCAPDGAEAWAEAERLMQGVSIGAPPDSLGPNGQVWALPPYDPRALARDGFESFGRLIAANMTYAGVLRIDHILGLKRLFLVPQGATAADGAYLAYPFDDLVGHLMLESQRAQTAVVGEALGTVPEGLREELSAVQVLSYCVMRFEREGEKFFPPHHYPRLAAACVATHDLPTLAGWWQGADLAEAAHLGLLPDASAASVVRDAEKRALMQAVAAPTSRDAALLEAQLTATTSAAVHGFVARSNALLALVQADDLVMETVAVNMPGTDHERPNWRRKLSAPVETLFTLPAAQAILSEVRANRDVPAATGGEDSP
- a CDS encoding CsbD family protein; translation: MDKEHIKGAAQKAKGSIKDAAGALTGNKKMQAEGKADKMAGSARQSAGDLKDAGRKAVNSIKR